The proteins below come from a single Eubacterium limosum genomic window:
- a CDS encoding phage antirepressor KilAC domain-containing protein, which produces MNRKQTTPKYETAPKNMDTGCGSCAQKQKSDLWTVAELAESMQMRGLDIGRNRLHTWLREHGFTDRSHWKGQNLPTRKALDAGFMVIDYVESWNKGRDWMITRPSIRITPLGRAYFTGLFVQEGRGL; this is translated from the coding sequence ATGAATCGTAAACAAACAACCCCAAAGTATGAAACGGCCCCAAAAAACATGGACACAGGGTGTGGTTCGTGCGCCCAAAAACAGAAGAGTGATCTCTGGACAGTGGCCGAGCTGGCAGAATCCATGCAGATGCGTGGTCTGGATATTGGCCGCAACCGGCTGCACACCTGGCTGAGAGAACATGGCTTCACAGACCGCAGCCACTGGAAGGGACAGAATCTGCCGACCCGTAAAGCCCTGGACGCAGGGTTTATGGTGATCGACTATGTGGAAAGCTGGAACAAGGGGCGGGACTGGATGATCACAAGGCCGTCCATTCGCATTACACCGCTGGGCCGGGCGTATTTTACAGGCCTGTTTGTCCAGGAGGGCAGAGGCCTGTGA
- a CDS encoding sigma-70 family RNA polymerase sigma factor yields the protein MSNYKVIDDLVLCYKHGQESPDNSPEKESSRVAGQMLVMTFKPLILAAMSRSGIRDDQFEDAFMDGVVAFMEGLKKFDPGRGAGFNAFIQGYLRQYYRKWQTGRFDRSVKADSTLDMPLPGSEGLTLIDVTPDETVNLEADYIRQEAGREMHERLAKGLSRLKPSYRQVLEDHYYAGKTQTEIAEKEGVSLQAVSKRHNHAIKKIKKVL from the coding sequence TTGAGCAATTACAAAGTGATTGACGATTTAGTTTTATGCTATAAACACGGCCAGGAATCCCCGGATAACAGCCCCGAAAAAGAAAGCAGCCGAGTGGCGGGCCAGATGCTCGTCATGACCTTTAAACCCCTGATTCTGGCTGCTATGAGCCGCTCAGGCATTCGTGACGACCAGTTCGAGGACGCCTTTATGGACGGGGTGGTTGCCTTTATGGAAGGCCTGAAAAAGTTTGATCCAGGGCGGGGCGCCGGCTTTAACGCCTTTATCCAGGGGTATCTGCGCCAGTATTACAGAAAATGGCAGACCGGACGCTTTGACCGCTCCGTTAAGGCAGACAGCACCCTGGACATGCCCCTGCCTGGCAGTGAAGGGCTGACACTCATCGATGTAACGCCCGATGAGACCGTGAACCTTGAAGCTGATTATATCCGGCAGGAGGCCGGCAGAGAAATGCATGAAAGGCTGGCAAAAGGCCTGAGCCGGCTGAAACCCAGCTATCGGCAAGTGCTGGAGGATCACTATTACGCGGGGAAGACCCAAACCGAAATTGCCGAAAAAGAAGGCGTCAGCCTGCAGGCTGTAAGCAAACGCCATAACCACGCCATAAAAAAAATAAAAAAAGTTTTGTAA
- a CDS encoding DUF2922 domain-containing protein, whose amino-acid sequence MAVTTKKDLNLTFTTESGKEYRMTIPDYREGITDEAIKTAAAGIVADDIFAPDGFALAKLSGARRVDTTTTDVAVA is encoded by the coding sequence ATGGCAGTGACCACCAAAAAAGATTTGAACCTGACTTTTACCACTGAAAGCGGCAAAGAGTACCGAATGACCATCCCGGATTACCGGGAGGGCATCACCGATGAAGCAATCAAAACAGCAGCGGCCGGCATCGTGGCCGACGACATCTTCGCGCCCGACGGCTTCGCCCTGGCCAAGCTGTCCGGCGCCAGGCGAGTGGACACCACGACCACCGATGTGGCCGTAGCGTAA
- a CDS encoding YcbK family protein, giving the protein MKREHKRIFMILVAAVVIVTSSVFLTSFQAGTAKEPVFPKPQQEVTLEPSIPEPEKPVSPGPEMPRDGAVIDHPLPEDPIFTNGPWASAHFLMDEYACDCAGYCDGWPADMDPELLEKVEALRCVFDQPIIITSGVRCKRRNAEVGGIENSWHLSGHAADLYCPGVPYDEVAAAARELGLGVIEYPDQQFDHCEIWH; this is encoded by the coding sequence ATGAAAAGAGAGCACAAACGTATTTTTATGATATTGGTAGCAGCAGTGGTTATTGTGACCAGCAGCGTATTTTTGACCAGCTTTCAGGCAGGGACGGCAAAGGAGCCCGTGTTTCCGAAGCCTCAGCAGGAGGTCACGCTAGAGCCCAGCATACCAGAACCGGAGAAACCAGTATCGCCAGGGCCCGAAATGCCACGGGATGGGGCCGTTATCGACCACCCTCTGCCTGAGGACCCCATCTTCACCAACGGCCCCTGGGCTTCGGCCCACTTTCTCATGGACGAGTACGCCTGCGACTGCGCGGGCTATTGTGACGGCTGGCCCGCGGACATGGACCCCGAGCTGCTGGAAAAGGTGGAGGCGCTGCGGTGTGTGTTTGACCAGCCCATCATCATCACTTCCGGTGTTCGCTGCAAAAGGCGCAACGCCGAGGTGGGCGGCATTGAGAATTCCTGGCATCTGTCCGGCCACGCGGCCGATTTGTACTGCCCGGGGGTACCTTATGACGAGGTGGCCGCCGCGGCCAGAGAACTGGGGCTTGGGGTTATTGAGTACCCGGACCAGCAGTTCGACCATTGTGAGATATGGCATTAA
- a CDS encoding DMT family transporter, giving the protein MNKQKLLFALAMLIFGSIGLFVRTLPFTSSQIALARGLIGSAFLFASSFIFKKGLSFKRIRSNLKVLLPLGIMLGFNWILLFQSYRYTSIANATVSYYCAPVIVMLLTPVLFKEPLTRTNVICIFAAMAGMVCISGAGGALDRQNLIGIAYGFGGAVFYAAIVLTNKFLKDISDFESAFTQLFIAALALLPYVLLTDGIRLAGASAGAVLLLILVGVVHTGFSYLLYFASLPRLDSRTIATFSYIDPISAILLSSLFLAEPMTLIQAAGAVLILGATLVNELVGMRNARA; this is encoded by the coding sequence ATGAACAAACAAAAGCTGCTCTTTGCCCTGGCCATGCTTATTTTTGGGAGTATTGGCCTCTTTGTCCGCACCCTGCCCTTCACCTCAAGCCAGATCGCTCTGGCCCGGGGCCTCATCGGGAGCGCCTTTCTTTTTGCGTCCAGCTTCATTTTTAAAAAGGGACTTTCCTTTAAACGTATCCGAAGCAACCTTAAAGTTCTACTCCCATTAGGCATCATGCTTGGCTTTAACTGGATCCTGCTTTTCCAGTCCTACCGGTACACCAGCATCGCCAACGCCACCGTCAGCTATTACTGCGCGCCGGTCATCGTCATGCTGCTGACGCCTGTGTTGTTTAAGGAGCCCCTGACCCGCACCAATGTGATCTGTATCTTCGCTGCCATGGCGGGTATGGTCTGCATATCCGGCGCGGGCGGCGCACTGGACCGTCAGAACCTGATCGGCATTGCCTACGGTTTTGGCGGCGCAGTCTTTTACGCGGCCATTGTCCTGACCAACAAATTTTTAAAGGACATCTCGGATTTTGAAAGCGCCTTTACCCAGCTGTTTATCGCGGCCCTGGCACTTCTGCCCTACGTTCTGCTCACAGACGGCATCCGCCTCGCAGGGGCCTCCGCAGGCGCTGTCCTGCTGCTGATTCTTGTGGGTGTGGTGCACACTGGCTTCAGCTATCTCCTGTACTTTGCTTCCCTGCCCCGGCTGGATAGCCGCACCATCGCCACTTTCAGCTATATCGACCCCATCTCCGCCATTTTGCTTTCAAGCCTCTTCCTCGCCGAGCCTATGACCCTGATACAGGCTGCTGGGGCTGTGCTCATATTGGGCGCGACTCTGGTAAACGAGCTGGTAGGCATGCGAAACGCCAGAGCCTGA
- a CDS encoding PocR ligand-binding domain-containing protein, translating into MKGFEFLDEKYTRYMLECFSNATGLYLKGIDPEGKVFLELENLQECEFCEYVRSCSGGACTASYRQACQEAAKWKEPYFFRCHAGLVMWAVPIIVEEQSVGCLICGQVLLWEIDEFFIEELEEMNQDIEDFSLLCQKAKKLKVLSPHKSQSVADMLQAILNYLSKANAGGYDERLKIEAWRNVILNHMDERKNKFLEDPFEYDHHLKKEKMLLQAIRTGQRDKVSRALPGFLTDIYVLSNYSLDRVKVRVLEFMALVSRAIVEAGLDSHIAVMQSEKLFMEAACIREVEVLFDRVNVMVGEFMEDIFILSETSHRSVLKAVREYIGIHYQEALRIEELAALVGLSDSYLSHLFKETFNYTVNDYITRVRVENSVRLMEKRELTLKEVAVNCGFQSPGYFSKVFKKYLGVTPREYRNRFIE; encoded by the coding sequence ATGAAAGGGTTTGAATTTTTAGATGAAAAGTATACGCGCTATATGCTGGAGTGTTTTTCAAATGCCACAGGCCTGTATTTAAAAGGGATCGACCCCGAGGGTAAGGTATTCCTGGAGCTTGAGAACCTACAGGAATGTGAATTTTGTGAATATGTCCGGTCCTGCAGCGGCGGCGCGTGTACAGCCTCCTACCGGCAGGCCTGCCAGGAGGCAGCCAAGTGGAAGGAGCCCTACTTTTTCAGGTGCCACGCAGGTTTAGTCATGTGGGCAGTGCCCATCATCGTGGAGGAACAGAGCGTGGGCTGCCTGATCTGCGGGCAGGTGCTGTTGTGGGAGATTGACGAATTTTTCATTGAGGAGCTGGAGGAGATGAACCAGGACATTGAAGATTTTAGCCTTTTGTGTCAGAAAGCCAAAAAGCTCAAGGTGCTCTCGCCCCACAAAAGCCAGTCCGTGGCCGATATGCTGCAGGCCATCCTCAATTATCTGTCCAAGGCCAACGCCGGGGGCTATGATGAGCGCCTGAAAATAGAAGCATGGCGCAATGTGATCCTGAACCATATGGACGAGCGGAAAAATAAGTTTCTGGAGGACCCCTTTGAGTACGACCATCACCTCAAAAAGGAGAAGATGCTTTTACAGGCCATCCGCACCGGACAGCGGGACAAGGTGTCCCGGGCACTGCCCGGCTTTCTGACCGACATCTACGTGCTGTCAAACTACAGCCTGGACCGGGTCAAGGTGAGGGTGCTGGAGTTTATGGCGCTGGTGTCCCGGGCCATTGTGGAGGCAGGACTGGACAGCCATATCGCGGTCATGCAGAGCGAGAAGCTCTTTATGGAGGCGGCTTGTATCCGGGAGGTGGAGGTGCTCTTTGACCGGGTCAACGTTATGGTGGGTGAGTTTATGGAGGATATTTTTATTTTGAGCGAGACTTCCCACCGCAGTGTCCTGAAGGCAGTGCGGGAGTATATCGGTATCCATTACCAGGAGGCGCTGAGAATAGAGGAGCTTGCCGCCTTGGTAGGGCTCAGCGATTCCTATCTCAGCCATCTGTTTAAGGAAACCTTTAACTACACAGTGAACGACTATATCACACGGGTACGCGTGGAAAATTCGGTGAGGCTCATGGAAAAGCGGGAGCTCACCCTGAAAGAGGTCGCTGTGAACTGCGGTTTCCAGTCGCCGGGCTATTTCTCAAAGGTGTTTAAAAAATACCTGGGTGTTACCCCAAGGGAATACCGTAACCGGTTTATCGAGTAA
- a CDS encoding cobalamin-dependent protein (Presence of a B(12) (cobalamin)-binding domain implies dependence on cobalamin itself, in one of its several forms, or in some unusual lineages, dependence on a cobalamin-like analog.), producing MDYYKAINKAIEEGETRDVVALTREAVAQLYPPEKILNDGLIQGIELVAEKFREAELLVPEVILSTRAVQAGLKTIKPYLEADVKNKQVRVMIGTVSGDLHDIGKNIIKIVVSTLGVEIIDLGIDVSAEKFVQGVLKEKPQILMMSALLTTTINQMQSVIQRLEEENLRKNLIVFVGGAPVTEAFAADIGADYYTPDSSELKEVLEKILKKLKTA from the coding sequence ATGGATTATTATAAAGCGATTAACAAAGCCATAGAGGAGGGCGAGACCCGGGATGTGGTGGCACTGACAAGGGAGGCGGTTGCCCAGCTGTATCCGCCGGAAAAAATCCTGAACGACGGGCTGATTCAGGGCATTGAGCTGGTGGCGGAAAAATTCCGGGAGGCCGAGCTGCTGGTGCCTGAGGTTATCCTCTCCACGCGGGCGGTGCAGGCCGGGCTCAAAACCATTAAGCCTTATCTTGAGGCCGATGTAAAAAATAAACAGGTCAGGGTCATGATCGGCACCGTCTCGGGCGATCTCCACGACATTGGCAAGAACATCATCAAGATTGTGGTGTCTACCCTGGGCGTGGAAATCATTGACCTGGGCATTGACGTGTCCGCGGAAAAATTTGTGCAGGGAGTGCTCAAGGAAAAGCCTCAAATTCTCATGATGTCTGCGCTGCTCACCACTACCATCAACCAGATGCAGTCAGTGATCCAGCGCCTGGAAGAAGAAAATTTACGAAAAAATCTAATTGTTTTTGTGGGCGGCGCGCCAGTGACCGAAGCCTTTGCCGCGGATATCGGGGCGGATTACTACACGCCGGACTCTTCTGAGCTTAAGGAGGTACTGGAAAAAATACTGAAAAAGCTGAAAACAGCCTGA
- a CDS encoding methyltetrahydrofolate--corrinoid methyltransferase, translating to MIIVGEKINTSLKGVTEFVRERNAEAIQELAVSQAELGADYIDVNCGTLVDEEVAALPWLVETVQQAVDRPCCIDSPDPAALKAALALHKGVPMINSITAEAGRYQEMIGLVQEYQARIVALLIDDANGISPDAEVRIGIGCRLIEQLAEDGVPIGDIYIDPLIQPVSTGADMGNVALRTIRALRERYPDVHFMCGLSNISFGIPKRGLLNRTYLAMCMAEGLDGAVLDPKNARMMSMITAGEALLNRDKGCRKYLKAHRKGLLV from the coding sequence TTGATCATTGTTGGAGAAAAAATTAACACCAGCCTGAAAGGGGTTACCGAATTTGTGCGGGAGCGCAACGCGGAGGCCATTCAGGAGCTTGCGGTTTCGCAGGCAGAGCTGGGGGCAGATTACATTGACGTGAACTGCGGTACGCTGGTCGATGAGGAGGTAGCAGCGCTGCCCTGGCTGGTCGAAACGGTTCAGCAGGCCGTCGACAGGCCCTGCTGTATTGACAGCCCGGACCCGGCCGCGCTGAAAGCAGCACTGGCACTGCACAAGGGCGTGCCGATGATTAATTCCATCACCGCGGAGGCGGGCAGGTATCAGGAAATGATCGGTCTGGTGCAGGAATACCAGGCCAGAATCGTGGCGCTGCTCATCGACGACGCAAATGGTATCAGCCCTGACGCGGAGGTACGGATTGGCATTGGCTGCCGGCTCATCGAGCAGCTGGCAGAGGACGGCGTGCCCATCGGGGACATTTACATTGATCCGCTGATCCAGCCGGTGAGTACCGGCGCGGATATGGGCAATGTGGCGCTGCGGACCATCCGGGCGCTCAGGGAGCGTTATCCAGATGTACACTTTATGTGCGGACTCAGCAACATTTCTTTTGGTATACCGAAGCGGGGGCTGCTCAACCGGACTTATCTGGCCATGTGTATGGCTGAGGGCCTGGACGGTGCGGTACTCGACCCGAAGAACGCCAGGATGATGAGTATGATCACCGCCGGTGAGGCGCTGCTGAACCGGGACAAGGGATGCCGGAAGTATTTAAAAGCCCATCGGAAGGGCCTGCTTGTATAA
- a CDS encoding cobalamin B12-binding domain-containing protein, which produces MENYIGKIRELVLEGEDEEIVEMIDEAVEAGVSPKEIVSDALIEGMNQVGPLMASGELYVPEVLLCAETMQLGLKHLKPQLQAGDVTTLGKIVIGTVEGDLHDIGKDLVAMMLESSGFEVVNIGIDQAAENFLEAGKDADIIAISALLTTTMPAMRETVKMLKESKAGARVIVGGAPVSDEFAKEIGADGYAEDAGAAVVFCKELLSA; this is translated from the coding sequence ATGGAAAACTATATTGGAAAAATCAGAGAACTGGTACTTGAAGGGGAAGACGAAGAGATTGTTGAAATGATTGACGAGGCTGTGGAAGCAGGTGTATCGCCAAAGGAGATCGTATCGGACGCGCTCATCGAGGGCATGAATCAGGTAGGTCCGCTGATGGCAAGCGGAGAGCTCTATGTACCCGAGGTGCTGCTCTGCGCCGAGACTATGCAGCTTGGCTTAAAGCATTTGAAGCCACAGCTCCAGGCTGGTGATGTGACCACGCTGGGCAAGATTGTCATCGGTACGGTGGAGGGCGACCTGCATGACATCGGCAAGGATCTGGTGGCCATGATGCTTGAGAGCTCTGGCTTTGAGGTGGTGAATATCGGCATTGACCAGGCGGCAGAGAATTTCCTGGAGGCTGGAAAGGATGCGGACATCATTGCCATATCCGCCCTGCTGACCACGACTATGCCGGCCATGCGTGAAACTGTGAAGATGCTGAAGGAAAGCAAAGCGGGGGCCAGAGTGATCGTGGGCGGCGCGCCGGTCAGCGATGAATTTGCAAAAGAAATCGGCGCGGACGGCTATGCCGAGGATGCAGGAGCCGCTGTGGTTTTCTGTAAAGAATTATTGAGTGCATAG
- a CDS encoding trimethylamine methyltransferase family protein yields the protein MRPELRYLSDKDLEYVHNLALELLEDMGIELCAKEARDYFRQAGATVEGEIVKIPRKIIEDALKTVPKRDAFTLYGRDPKNDVKVNEALPSLAAMTMATSVIDPHTREKRPATDQDLIDLTKILEIMDNVSIASGLITPQDVPLESSDWYTWAGTIKNTTKHITGGAVGREGVRDAVEMAQLALGDDIAFEDRPFISFWVLTSPPMKLDENPLNVLMEASRLNAPSVISSGGILGISSPITIESAIIHTHAETLAGIALTQLVRPGVSVLYSSYVRSMDMQTMSVSMSSPETAIMKSIMAELGRYLDLPTKMPTNLRDAKLLDAQAGFETGMVGTVGALTTDFLVSMQLDIDLVVDYADLPYSNECMSQLRRLVRGLNFSDKRIALDNIRKTGHGGSYLNAKHTAKNFRKELWTGDLTERGNWKSWQKDGGKDMLEKCAERAVELLEQVKDVTLLDAAVCAKIDAIADGAFEKAKAIKR from the coding sequence ATGCGACCGGAATTACGATATTTAAGCGATAAGGATCTGGAATACGTCCATAATCTGGCTCTGGAGCTTCTGGAGGACATGGGCATCGAGCTTTGCGCCAAGGAAGCCAGAGATTATTTCAGGCAGGCCGGCGCCACCGTTGAGGGTGAGATTGTCAAAATCCCGAGAAAGATTATTGAGGACGCCCTGAAAACAGTACCTAAGCGGGACGCTTTTACCCTATACGGCAGAGACCCGAAGAACGACGTCAAGGTCAATGAAGCACTGCCCTCACTGGCAGCCATGACCATGGCCACCTCGGTCATTGACCCACACACGAGAGAAAAGCGCCCGGCAACCGACCAGGATTTGATCGACCTGACAAAGATCCTCGAGATTATGGATAATGTGAGCATTGCCAGCGGCCTGATCACACCTCAGGACGTCCCCTTGGAGAGCTCAGACTGGTATACCTGGGCGGGTACCATTAAAAATACCACCAAGCACATTACCGGCGGGGCTGTCGGCAGGGAGGGCGTGCGCGACGCTGTGGAAATGGCGCAGCTGGCTCTGGGCGACGACATCGCCTTTGAGGACCGCCCGTTCATTTCCTTCTGGGTGCTGACCTCGCCGCCGATGAAGCTGGATGAAAACCCTTTGAACGTTCTCATGGAGGCCAGCCGGCTGAATGCGCCGTCGGTCATCAGCTCCGGCGGTATCCTGGGTATCTCCTCACCCATCACCATTGAGAGCGCCATCATCCACACCCACGCGGAAACCCTGGCGGGCATTGCCCTGACCCAGCTGGTGCGCCCGGGCGTGTCGGTTCTCTACTCCAGCTATGTCCGCAGCATGGATATGCAGACCATGAGCGTGTCCATGTCCTCGCCAGAGACCGCTATCATGAAGAGCATCATGGCCGAGCTGGGCCGCTATCTGGATCTGCCGACCAAGATGCCCACCAACTTGCGCGACGCCAAGCTCCTCGATGCCCAGGCAGGCTTTGAAACCGGCATGGTCGGAACTGTCGGCGCCCTCACCACTGATTTTCTGGTATCCATGCAGCTGGATATCGACCTGGTGGTCGACTACGCAGACCTGCCCTACTCCAATGAGTGCATGTCTCAGCTCAGACGCCTGGTGCGTGGCCTGAATTTCAGCGACAAGCGCATCGCTCTGGATAATATCCGCAAAACCGGCCACGGCGGCAGCTACCTGAACGCCAAGCACACAGCCAAGAATTTCAGAAAAGAGCTGTGGACCGGCGACCTGACCGAGCGCGGCAACTGGAAATCCTGGCAGAAGGACGGCGGAAAAGACATGCTTGAAAAATGTGCCGAGCGGGCGGTTGAGCTCCTGGAACAGGTGAAAGACGTCACGCTGCTGGACGCAGCCGTATGTGCCAAAATCGACGCCATCGCAGACGGCGCGTTTGAAAAAGCGAAAGCCATCAAACGATGA
- a CDS encoding DMT family transporter: MKSKRNLGFIAMAVVIIIYGVSYIARDVIVKYMHPTVIVAFQFTIMTVLFTLYNLFKKMNMRIEKKDILMVVLSGLVGCTFFHVFTVMSVKYIGATVSSLLFGFAAVFSLLIDFVFFKRKKTKLSILAVVVSLVGVYILMGINPSDLAETNFMGYAICLLSIISWVIYCFLADKVSDKYEKTVVLNYQAVVGAVTTLPFLFLYPVALGGLVNPEVLINLVILGVFNSTFAYFLNIYAIKNIGVTFSNLFMNFLPIVTIAVGMVLYGTMPTLNQIIGGVIIIASVLILNKDQKNLDQSACEMRAETDLKEVDVE; the protein is encoded by the coding sequence ATGAAAAGTAAACGCAACCTTGGCTTTATTGCCATGGCCGTGGTCATCATCATCTACGGCGTGTCCTACATCGCGCGGGATGTCATTGTCAAGTATATGCACCCCACCGTGATCGTGGCTTTCCAGTTTACCATCATGACGGTGCTGTTCACACTGTACAATTTGTTTAAGAAGATGAACATGCGCATCGAGAAAAAGGATATCCTCATGGTGGTCCTCTCCGGCCTTGTGGGCTGTACTTTCTTCCATGTCTTTACAGTCATGAGCGTTAAATACATCGGCGCCACAGTCTCATCGCTGCTCTTTGGCTTTGCGGCAGTGTTCTCACTGCTGATTGACTTTGTTTTCTTCAAGCGTAAAAAAACCAAGCTGAGTATCCTGGCTGTTGTGGTATCCCTTGTGGGCGTGTACATTCTTATGGGCATTAATCCCAGCGATCTGGCAGAAACCAATTTTATGGGCTATGCCATCTGCCTGCTGAGCATTATTTCCTGGGTTATCTACTGCTTCCTGGCCGACAAGGTATCGGACAAATATGAGAAGACCGTTGTATTGAACTACCAGGCTGTGGTGGGCGCGGTGACGACGCTGCCCTTCCTGTTCCTGTACCCGGTAGCGCTGGGCGGCCTGGTGAACCCAGAGGTCCTCATTAACCTGGTGATCCTCGGCGTATTCAATTCGACCTTCGCCTATTTCCTGAACATCTACGCGATTAAAAACATTGGCGTGACCTTTTCCAACCTGTTTATGAATTTCCTGCCAATAGTGACTATTGCCGTGGGAATGGTGCTTTACGGCACCATGCCGACCCTTAACCAGATTATCGGCGGCGTGATCATCATCGCTTCTGTCCTGATTCTTAACAAGGATCAGAAAAATCTGGACCAAAGCGCTTGTGAAATGCGGGCAGAGACTGATTTAAAAGAAGTGGATGTGGAATAA
- a CDS encoding winged helix-turn-helix domain-containing protein yields the protein MNREEQSVDREAQGFDAALHPALKLRLARERIFFGPGPAELLMQIKRTDSVRMACEQMGISYSKGWKMINTMEEELGYKVTKRQQGGRNGGSACLTPEGETLLAKYQELERRSREAVENIFQELFGPLD from the coding sequence ATGAATCGGGAAGAACAATCAGTGGATCGGGAGGCGCAGGGGTTTGACGCTGCGCTGCACCCGGCGCTTAAGCTGCGGCTGGCCAGAGAGCGGATTTTCTTTGGGCCGGGGCCGGCTGAGCTGCTCATGCAGATCAAGCGGACAGATTCGGTTCGGATGGCCTGCGAGCAGATGGGAATTTCCTATAGCAAGGGCTGGAAAATGATCAACACCATGGAGGAGGAGCTCGGTTACAAGGTGACAAAACGCCAGCAGGGCGGAAGGAACGGCGGCAGTGCCTGTCTGACACCGGAGGGGGAGACGCTTCTGGCAAAGTACCAGGAGCTCGAACGCCGGAGCCGGGAGGCTGTGGAAAATATTTTTCAGGAGCTTTTTGGGCCTCTGGATTAA